A single genomic interval of Gossypium raimondii isolate GPD5lz chromosome 11, ASM2569854v1, whole genome shotgun sequence harbors:
- the LOC105804421 gene encoding uncharacterized protein LOC105804421 isoform X1 produces the protein MMERKHLSSIANHVLQRSAEELGSSVDHLVKEFEAKWTPEVGDYSRKLVEFCSSKALIKFCQNIKEKISDGSYSRFTYDMMLAWDNPRAVDEESSTEESIGKEKEDRKIQVKEQTDQDDISLFYSDQMPLLVNHEPSVEEDAFMWLSSLVPLAADIVNRRFTFETLTAPTGKRLFYPAYDRFLKEIDNCMRHLQKQAKPKGIELADDEFILHVEGTATSQRVVRHIGGSSWPGRLTLTNCALYFEASGVINYEDALKIDLSRKIDHSVKPVATGPWGAPLFDKAIIYESPDLQEGVLLEFPEITSSTRRDHWLALIKEILLMHNFLSDFKVECPIQAWEMHARTILSIIRLHAAREMLRIAPPSPTEFLIFSLYEELPKGDYVLEQLAQSLKRVNSGQPCSASSILRKLNLPEPNVLSLEAKIESEVSETIAVGKDDDNKTSLETAINQARKEGRGVAKARAVMEGLKEEGIGENATILTELLKPLRSVFLWFREILSWERPATTLLVFAAIILIVYKEWIGKALSAGLLLVVANMIRARKERLKDKQKEIVVCTGSDHTPSTRENIVSAQYGFLTVREIIKEANVTILKLHSVLVSRAHKHANTVMLAMIGLAIMFAVIPFKYLIIAVVFHSMITTSPLAKHMVNNQGGDRDRRLKEWWESIPPTPIRVINEAPVSPK, from the exons ATGATGGAGAGGAAGCATCTTTCTTCTATCGCCAACCATGTTCTTCAACGAAGTGCAGA GGAACTTGGTTCTTCAGTGGATCATTTGGTAAAAGAATTTGAAGCTAAATGGACACCTGAAGTAGGCGATTATTCGAGGAAATTAGTGGAATTTTGCAGCTCAAAGGCCCTcattaaattttgtcaaaatataaaagaaaagataagcGATGGATCATATAGCCGCTTCACATATGATATGATGCTTGCCTGGGACAACCCCAGAGCTGTGGACGAAGAGTCTTCAACT GAGGAGAGCATTGGGAAGGAGAAAGAAGATAGAAAAATACAAGTAAAAGAGCAGACCGACCAGGATGATATCTCTCTTTTCTATTCAGACCAGATGCCACTCCTT GTTAATCATGAACCAAGTGTTGAAGAAGATGCTTTCATGTGGTTAAGTTCATTAGTTCCATTAGCTGCTGATATCGTTAACCGAAGATTCACATTCGAAACTCTTACTGCACCTACCGGGAAGCGGCTTTTTTACCCTGCATATGATCGATTCCTAAAAGAAATTGACAA TTGCATGAGGCATTTACAGAAACAAGCAAAACCGAAGGGTATAGAGTTGGCTGATGATGAATTTATATTGCATGTTGAGGGAACAGCTACCTCACAAAGAGTGGTGCGCCATATCGGAGGCTCAAGTTGGCCTG GTAGGCTTACACTGACTAATTGCGCACTCTACTTCGAGGCTTCTGGGGTGATAAATTATGAAGATGCACTTAAGATAGATCTTTCGAGGAAAATTGATCACAGTGTTAAACCAGTTGCAACAGGTCCATGGGGTGCTCCACTTTTCGACAAAGCCATAATCTACGAGTCCCCTGACTT ACAGGAAGGAGTTCTGCTGGAATTTCCTGAGATAACAAGCTCCACAAGGCGCGACCATTGGCTAGCACTCATAAAGGAGATTCTGCTAATGCACAACTTTTTGTCGGATTTTAAGGTGGAGTGTCCAATACAAGCATGGGAGATGCATGCAAGGACCATTTTGAGCATAATAAGGCTCCATGCAGCAAGAGAAATGCTAAGAATTGCTCCCCCAAGTCCCACAGaattcttgattttctctttgtaTGAAGAATTACCCAAGGGGGACTATGTACTTGAACAACTTGCTCAGAGCCTAAAGAGGGTAAATAGTGGGCAACCATGTAGTGCAAGCTCAATATTGAGGAAATTGAACCTTCCAGAGCCTAATGTTTTGAGTTTGGAAGCGAAAATAGAGAGTGAAGTGAGTGAAACTATTGCAGTTGGCAAGGATGATGATAATAAGACCTCACTTGAGACTGCCATTAATCAAGCGCGAAAGGAAGGAAGAGGAGTTGCCAAAGCTAGAGCTGTGATGGAGGGGCTGAAAGAGGAAGGGATCGGTGAAAATGCTACCATTCTTACG GAGCTACTGAAGCCACTAAGAAGTGTATTCCTTTGGTTCCGTGAAATCCTTTCATGGGAAAGACCGGCAACTACTCTTCTGGTATTTGCTGCAATTATACTAATCGTATACAA GGAATGGATTGGCAAGGCGTTATCCGCAGGCTTGCTTCTGGTGGTAGCAAATATGATACGAGCTAGAAAAGAAAGGCTCAAGGACAAACAAAAGGAAATAGTTGTGTGCACAGGTTCCGACCATACTCCGAGTACGAGAGAGAACATAGTTTCAGCTCAATATGGATTTTTGACGGTTCGTGAGATAATAAAGGAAGCAAATGTAACAATACTGAAATTGCATTCGGTTCTGGTTTCAAGGGCACACAAG CATGCAAACACGGTGATGCTCGCAATGATCGGATTGGCAATAATGTTTGCAGTGATTCCTTTCAAGTATCTCATAATTGCTGTTGTGTTTCATTCCATGATCACAACATCACCGCTAGCAAAGCATATGGTAAACAACCAAGGAGGAGATCGTGATCGACGATTGAAAGAGTGGTGGGAATCGATCCCGCCTACCCCTATTCGGGTTATTAACGAAGCCCCTGTCAGTCCGAAATAG
- the LOC105804421 gene encoding uncharacterized protein LOC105804421 isoform X2 — protein sequence MFFNEVQMDHLVKEFEAKWTPEVGDYSRKLVEFCSSKALIKFCQNIKEKISDGSYSRFTYDMMLAWDNPRAVDEESSTEESIGKEKEDRKIQVKEQTDQDDISLFYSDQMPLLVNHEPSVEEDAFMWLSSLVPLAADIVNRRFTFETLTAPTGKRLFYPAYDRFLKEIDNCMRHLQKQAKPKGIELADDEFILHVEGTATSQRVVRHIGGSSWPGRLTLTNCALYFEASGVINYEDALKIDLSRKIDHSVKPVATGPWGAPLFDKAIIYESPDLQEGVLLEFPEITSSTRRDHWLALIKEILLMHNFLSDFKVECPIQAWEMHARTILSIIRLHAAREMLRIAPPSPTEFLIFSLYEELPKGDYVLEQLAQSLKRVNSGQPCSASSILRKLNLPEPNVLSLEAKIESEVSETIAVGKDDDNKTSLETAINQARKEGRGVAKARAVMEGLKEEGIGENATILTELLKPLRSVFLWFREILSWERPATTLLVFAAIILIVYKEWIGKALSAGLLLVVANMIRARKERLKDKQKEIVVCTGSDHTPSTRENIVSAQYGFLTVREIIKEANVTILKLHSVLVSRAHKHANTVMLAMIGLAIMFAVIPFKYLIIAVVFHSMITTSPLAKHMVNNQGGDRDRRLKEWWESIPPTPIRVINEAPVSPK from the exons ATGTTCTTCAACGAAGTGCAGA TGGATCATTTGGTAAAAGAATTTGAAGCTAAATGGACACCTGAAGTAGGCGATTATTCGAGGAAATTAGTGGAATTTTGCAGCTCAAAGGCCCTcattaaattttgtcaaaatataaaagaaaagataagcGATGGATCATATAGCCGCTTCACATATGATATGATGCTTGCCTGGGACAACCCCAGAGCTGTGGACGAAGAGTCTTCAACT GAGGAGAGCATTGGGAAGGAGAAAGAAGATAGAAAAATACAAGTAAAAGAGCAGACCGACCAGGATGATATCTCTCTTTTCTATTCAGACCAGATGCCACTCCTT GTTAATCATGAACCAAGTGTTGAAGAAGATGCTTTCATGTGGTTAAGTTCATTAGTTCCATTAGCTGCTGATATCGTTAACCGAAGATTCACATTCGAAACTCTTACTGCACCTACCGGGAAGCGGCTTTTTTACCCTGCATATGATCGATTCCTAAAAGAAATTGACAA TTGCATGAGGCATTTACAGAAACAAGCAAAACCGAAGGGTATAGAGTTGGCTGATGATGAATTTATATTGCATGTTGAGGGAACAGCTACCTCACAAAGAGTGGTGCGCCATATCGGAGGCTCAAGTTGGCCTG GTAGGCTTACACTGACTAATTGCGCACTCTACTTCGAGGCTTCTGGGGTGATAAATTATGAAGATGCACTTAAGATAGATCTTTCGAGGAAAATTGATCACAGTGTTAAACCAGTTGCAACAGGTCCATGGGGTGCTCCACTTTTCGACAAAGCCATAATCTACGAGTCCCCTGACTT ACAGGAAGGAGTTCTGCTGGAATTTCCTGAGATAACAAGCTCCACAAGGCGCGACCATTGGCTAGCACTCATAAAGGAGATTCTGCTAATGCACAACTTTTTGTCGGATTTTAAGGTGGAGTGTCCAATACAAGCATGGGAGATGCATGCAAGGACCATTTTGAGCATAATAAGGCTCCATGCAGCAAGAGAAATGCTAAGAATTGCTCCCCCAAGTCCCACAGaattcttgattttctctttgtaTGAAGAATTACCCAAGGGGGACTATGTACTTGAACAACTTGCTCAGAGCCTAAAGAGGGTAAATAGTGGGCAACCATGTAGTGCAAGCTCAATATTGAGGAAATTGAACCTTCCAGAGCCTAATGTTTTGAGTTTGGAAGCGAAAATAGAGAGTGAAGTGAGTGAAACTATTGCAGTTGGCAAGGATGATGATAATAAGACCTCACTTGAGACTGCCATTAATCAAGCGCGAAAGGAAGGAAGAGGAGTTGCCAAAGCTAGAGCTGTGATGGAGGGGCTGAAAGAGGAAGGGATCGGTGAAAATGCTACCATTCTTACG GAGCTACTGAAGCCACTAAGAAGTGTATTCCTTTGGTTCCGTGAAATCCTTTCATGGGAAAGACCGGCAACTACTCTTCTGGTATTTGCTGCAATTATACTAATCGTATACAA GGAATGGATTGGCAAGGCGTTATCCGCAGGCTTGCTTCTGGTGGTAGCAAATATGATACGAGCTAGAAAAGAAAGGCTCAAGGACAAACAAAAGGAAATAGTTGTGTGCACAGGTTCCGACCATACTCCGAGTACGAGAGAGAACATAGTTTCAGCTCAATATGGATTTTTGACGGTTCGTGAGATAATAAAGGAAGCAAATGTAACAATACTGAAATTGCATTCGGTTCTGGTTTCAAGGGCACACAAG CATGCAAACACGGTGATGCTCGCAATGATCGGATTGGCAATAATGTTTGCAGTGATTCCTTTCAAGTATCTCATAATTGCTGTTGTGTTTCATTCCATGATCACAACATCACCGCTAGCAAAGCATATGGTAAACAACCAAGGAGGAGATCGTGATCGACGATTGAAAGAGTGGTGGGAATCGATCCCGCCTACCCCTATTCGGGTTATTAACGAAGCCCCTGTCAGTCCGAAATAG
- the LOC105804420 gene encoding protein RRP6-like 2, which produces MMNDYDDQITMEAQSQPSENSQILQTLALGPLSSSLSSLSSSSPTLPSNQDFHFFNNFSDFKLPIDQIAKTSDSLLESIGASAKTWGANKAINFPSNLDSIADDEAYDWLVDINDELLERFDVSIDEFHKIRKKEEETGRFIGSDPDNNGFQLVYGKKKKINGGLVSDSVGVSVSGKEGGFSGSSGVKVKKEALATGTTGKAKVPFHIPTIRKPQEEYNILVNNSNQPFEHVWLQRSEDGQRFVHPLENLSVMDFVEKDIADIQPIKPPSMESTSFKLVEEVKDLKDLAAKLRGVEEFAVDLEHNQYRSFQGLTCLMQISTRTEDFIVDTLKLRIHVGPYLREVFKDPTKKKVMHGADRDIVWLQRDFGIYVCNLFDTGQASKVLKLERNSLEHLLQHFCGVTANKEYQNADWILRPLPDEMLRYAREDTHYLLYIYDLMRIKLFSMPQEGEHLDAPLVEVYKRSSDVCTQLYGKELLTENSYLHIHGLQVAGFNAEQLAVVAGLCEWRDIIARAEDESTGYVLPNKTLLEIAKQMPVAAHKLRQLLKSRHPYVERNLGAVVSIIRHAMQNAVAFEAAAQQLKMGRMLNASEQHIAAKEGAEVLIPVTPTDFKTANDRTRIIDDAVVGPDGISAQSASLQHKHDSIKIGSSITQLDRDKKQEGFSFEPHVNGSSMYARENLVISGKSGDANAHTVIPPSTKMATGATIQVLKKPSRGFGALLGNASTKMKFDMEKKEKEDSKLAQIRSSVNLSFHSFSGTAEQSKPPVNEPTKFPEAPQPKEPPAVVATESSTLEDIIMLEDNSRKDEQVDGSGSPEVNDTPGKESCMAPSSETEKEDETMSLSDLSTSFQQCFESMNQNRKAVKVKKSKEASGVLQIKPFDYEAARKEIKFGEDAETESGSHAKSGGKKKSSAMGRLQIDDGSKQFPQARRRQAFPASGNRSATFR; this is translated from the exons atgATGAACGACTACGACGATCAGATAACAATGGAAGCCCAATCTCAACCTTCAGAAAATTCTCAAATTCTTCAAACATTAGCTCTAGGCCctctctcttcttctctttcttcacTCTCTTCCTCTTCTCCAACCCTCCCTTCCAATCAAGACTTTCATTTCTTCAACAACTTCTCCGATTTCAAGCTTCCCATCGATCAAATCGCCAAAACATCCGATTCTTTGCTCGAATCCATTGGCGCTTCGGCTAAAACATGGGGCGCCAACAAGGCCATCAATTTCCCTAGCAACCTTGACAGCATAGCCGATGATGAAGCTTATGATTGGCTCGTTGATATTAACGACGAACTTTTGGAACGATTTGACGTTTCCATCGACGAATTTCATAAGATTCgaaagaaagaagaggaaaCGGGTCGGTTTATTGGGTCGGATCCTGACAATAATGGGTTTCAGTTGGTTTacgggaagaagaagaaaattaacGGTGGTTTAGTGAGTGACTCGGTTGGTGTGTCAGTCAGTGGGAAGGAAGGTGGGTTTTCGGGTTCTTCTGGAGTTAAGGTGAAGAAAGAGGCATTGGCTACGGGGACGACTGGGAAAGCGAAGGTGCCATTTCATATACCAACGATACGGAAGCCTCAGGAAGAGTATAATATACTTGTGAATAATTCGAATCAGCCTTTTGAACATGTTTGGTTGCAGAGGAGTGAGGATGGGCAGCGTTTTGTTCATCCACTG GAGAACCTCTCTGTTATGGATTTTGTGGAAAAAGATATTGCAGATATTCAGCCCATCAAACCCCCATCAATGGAGTCTACCTCATTTAAGCTGGTTGAGGAAGTAAAAGATTTGAAGGATTTAGCAGCTAAGTTACGCGGTGTGGAAGAGTTTGCG GTTGATTTGGAGCATAACCAATATCGATCTTTTCAAGGACTAACTTGCTTGATGCAAATTTCTACTAGAACTGAGGATTTTATTGTAGATACTTTGAAGCTTCGAATTCATGTTGGCCCATATCTTAGGGAAGTTTTCAAGGATCCCACCAAGAAAAAG GTTATGCATGGAGCAGACAGGGATATTGTGTGGCTTCAACGAGACTTTGGCATATATGTGTGCAATCTCTTTGACACTGGACAG GCCTCAAAGGTCTTGAAATTGGAAAGAAATAGTTTGGAGCATCTTCTGCAACATTTTTGTGGAGTTACAGCCAACAAAGA GTACCAGAATGCAGATTGGATATTGCGTCCTCTTCCTGATGAAATGCTCAG ATATGCTAGAGAAGACACACACTACTTACTGTacatttatgatttaatgagAATCAAATTGTTTTCAATGCCCCAGGAAGGTGAACATTTGGATGCTCCTTTGGTAGAG GTCTACAAGCGAAGTTCTGATGTATGTACACAACTGTATGGGAAAGAGCTCCTGACAGAGAATTCATATCTCCATATACATGG GTTGCAGGTGGCTGGTTTCAATGCTGAGCAGCTAGCAGTTGTTGCT GGGCTTTGTGAATGGCGAGACATTATTGCTCGTGCAGAGGATGAAAGTACTGGTTATGTATTGCCAAACAAAACGCTTCTTGAAATCG CCAAGCAGATGCCTGTAGCTGCTCACAAGTTACGTCAATTGTTGAAATCTAGACACCCATATGTGGAGCGAAATCTTGGTGCAGTTGTTAGCATCATCAGGCATGCTATGCAGAATGCTGTTGCATTTGAAGCTGCTGCTCAACAACTTAAAATGGGACGTATGCTAAAT GCATCAGAACAACATATAGCAGCTAAAGAGGGAGCTGAGGTCTTAATTCCTGTGACTCCTACAGACTTTAAAACTGCAAATGATAGAACAAGAATCATAGATGATGCTGTAGTAGGACCTGATGGGATAAGTGCTCAATCTGCTTCTCTGCAACATAAACACGACTCGATCAAGATTGGAAGCAGTATTACTCAACTTGACAGAGACAAAAAACAAGAAGGATTCTCTTTTGAGCCACATGTGAATGGTAGCTCAATGTATGCGAGAGAAAATCTTGTCATCTCGGGAAAGAGTGGAGATGCAAATGCCCATACAGTTATTCCACCTTCAACAAAGATG GCAACTGGAGCAACTATTCAGGTTCTAAAGAAACCAAGCCGTGGCTTTGGAGCACTTCTGGGGAATGCTTCCACGAAGATGAAATTTGATATGGAGAAAAAG GAGAAGGAAGATAGTAAGTTGGCACAGATCAGATCTTCAGTAAATCTTTCATTTCACTCATTCTCGGGCACAGCAGAGCAGTCAAAACCTCCTGTTAACGAGCCAACTAAATTTCCAGAAGCTCCACAGCCCAAAGAACCTCCTGCTGTGGTAGCTACTGAGTCGTCGACATTAGAAGATATTATCATGTTAGAAgataattcaagaaaggatgaACAAGTTGATGGTAGTGGTAGTCCGGAAGTAAATGATACACCTGGGAAGGAGAGTTGTATGGCACCTTCCTCTGAAACGGAAAAAGAAGATGAGACTATGTCTTTATCCGATTTATCTACCAGCTTCCAACAGTGCTTCGAGTCTATGAATCAAAACAGAAAAGCAGTTAAAgtgaagaaatcaaaagaagCTAGTGGTGTTTTGCAAATAAAGCCATTTGATTATGAAGCAGCCAGGAAAGAGATTAAGTTTGGAGAAGATGCAGAGACAGAATCAGGAAGCCATGCAAAGTCTGGTGGTAAGAAGAAAAGTTCAGCAATGGGGCGACTGCAAATAGACGATGGATCTAAACAATTTCCTCAAGCTAGGCGACGACAAGCTTTTCCTGCATCTGGGAACAGAAGTGCAACTTTCCGATGA
- the LOC105804419 gene encoding membrin-11 yields the protein MAGMEGGGTLSEVYQSARKLLLRARDGVERLERFESSVSGTDSPELSFAVKKDISQIHSLCADMDRLWRSIPAKSQRDLWKRKVEQVAEEADSLKDSLDKYSMRNQRRMLEAKERAELLGRANGESAHVLRIFDEEAQAMQSVRNSSRMLQESFETGTAILSKYAEQRDRLKRAQRKALDVLNTVGLSNSVLRLIERRNRVDTWIKYVGMVLTVVIVYFFWKWTR from the exons ATGGCGGGGATGGAAGGAGGAGGGACATTATCGGAAGTGTATCAAAGCGCTAGAAAGCTACTTCTTCGAGCAAGGGATGGGGTCGAACGCTTAGAGAGATTCGAGAGCTCCGTCTCCGGTACCGATTCTCCTGAACTCTCCTTCGCCGTTAAGAAAGATATCTCTCAGATCCACTCTCTATGCGCCGATATGGATCGCCTCTGGCGTTCTATCCCCGCCAAATCTCAACGCGATCTCTGGAAAAG AAAAGTTGAACAAGTGGCTGAAGAGGCTGACTCTTTGAAAGATAGTTTAGACAAGTATTCTATGAGGAATCAGAGACGGATGTTGGAAGCGAAAGAGAGAGCTGAGTTGCTTGGAAGAGCT aaTGGGGAGTCAGCTCATGTCCTGAGAATTTTTGATGAGGAAGCACAAGCAATGCAATCAGTTCGAAATTCATCACGAATGTTGCAAGAATCTTTTGAAACTGGAACAGCAATCCTTTCCAAATATGCAGAACAAAGAGATCGCCTCAAG AGAGCACAACGAAAGGCCCTGGATGTACTTAACACGGTGGGGCTCTCCAACTCTGTCCTGAGGCTCATTGAGAGGAGGAACCGTGTTGATACATGGATCAAATACGTGGGGATGGTTTTGACAGTCGTCATTGTGTATTTCTTCTGGAAATGGACCCGGTGA